Proteins encoded in a region of the Puntigrus tetrazona isolate hp1 chromosome 12, ASM1883169v1, whole genome shotgun sequence genome:
- the pde6c gene encoding cone cGMP-specific 3',5'-cyclic phosphodiesterase subunit alpha' isoform X2 — protein sequence MADKDSVEKYLENNPQFAKEYFDKKVRCEVIAAAFAENFDVKDPTSFKDVSQIQEANVIFDMIKEMHSQPIMEKAMHKVLQRICLLVNADRCSYFICRARNGIPELATCLFDVTPTSKYDANVVNPQSEIVFPTDIGIVGQIVTTKKPANIPDVKQNAKFSDFVDKQTGYATKNMLAAPLMNGKDPLGVVMVINKVGGNEFSKADEDLFSKYITFATVIALQHYTTYMYNVESRRSQVLLWSASKVFEELTDIERQFHKALYTVRNYLQCERYSVGLLDMTKEKEFYDEWPVKLGDVEPYKGPKTPDGREIIFYKIIDYLLEGKEEIKVIPTPPVDHWALVSGLPTYVAENGFICNMMNVAADDYFTFQKEAVDDSGFIIKNVLSLPIVNKKEEIVGVATFFNRKDGKPFDEQDEQITEALTQFLGWSVLNCDTYDKLNRTEWRREIAAEMVMYQTKATAAEVQQILNTKEKFDMNPEDCDQKEMYKLLRSNIPEAKDTDLLLFSFSDLPVTELDLIKCGIRCFFELGVVEKFKVPAEVLTRWMYTVRKGYRDITYHNWRHGFNVGQTMFCLLQTGRLRKYYSDLDAFAMVAAAFCHDIDHRGTNNLYQTKSASPLAKLHGSSILERHHLDYSKTLMAEENVNIFQSLQKRQFETVQHLHDVCIIATDLALYFKKRTMFQKIVDATEPMADEKEAIAYVSNNPIRKEIIMAMMMTGCDLSAITKPWEVQSKVALMVAAEFWEQGDLERTVLDQQPIPMMDRNKADELPKMQCGFIDFVCSFVYKEFSRFHKEITPMFDGLNNNRVHWKELADIYQAKVDAIENERKRLEEEQAKKEGGKSKTCTIF from the exons ATGGCAGACAAGGATAGTGTGGAAAAATACTTGGAGAATAACCCCCAGTTCGCCAAAGAGTATTTCGACAAGAAGGTCCGATGCGAGGTCATCGCCGCCGCTTTCGCCGAGAATTTCGACGTCAAAGATCCGACCTCGTTCAAGGATGTCAGCCAAATCCAGGAGGCCAACGTCATCTTCGACATGATCAAAGAAATGCATTCGCAGCCTATTATGGAAAAGGCCATGCACAAGGTCCTGCAGAGGATATGCCTGCTGGTGAACGCCGACCGCTGCAGCTATTTCATATGCCGAGCCAGAAACGGCATCCCTGAGCTCGCTACTTGTCTTTTCGATGTCACCCCTACCTCCAAATACGACGCGAATGTGGTCAACCCTCAGTCCGAAATTGTCTTCCCCACTGACATTGGCATAGTTGGCCAAATAGTGACCACCAAAAAACCAGCTAATATTCCGGATGTCAAACAG AATGCCAAATTCAGTGATTTTGTGGACAAGCAGACAGGATACGCCACTAAAAATATGCTGGCTGCCCCTCTCATGAATGGAAAGGACCCTCTTGGTGTGGTCATGGTGATAAACAAAGTTGGTGGAAATGAATTCTCCAAAGCGGATGAAGAC ctCTTCTCCAAGTACATCACTTTCGCCACAGTCATTGCCCTACAGCATTACACCACATACATGTATAACGTGGAATCTAGAAGAAGCCAG GTTCTTCTATGGTCTGCGAGCAAAGTGTTTGAAGAGTTGACGGACATTGAGCGACAGTTTCACAAGGCCCTGTACACCGTCAGAAACTACCTCCAGTGCGAGAGGTACTCCGTCGGCCTTCTGGACATGACCAAAGAAAAG GAGTTCTACGATGAGTGGCCAGTTAAATTGGGAGACGTGGAGCCATACAAAGGCCCAAAGACTCCCGACGGCAGG GAAATCATCTTCTACAAGATCATTGATTATCTCTTAGAAGGCAAAGAAGAGATCAAAGTCATACC GACACCTCCTGTAGACCACTGGGCACTTGTTAGCGGCCTCCCCACCTATGTGGCTGAAAATGGCttt attTGTAACATGATGAATGTTGCTGCTGACGATTACTTTACATTCCAG AAAGAAGCTGTGGACGATTCAGGTTTCATCATCAAAAATGTCCTGTCCCTTCCCATTGTCAACAAGAAAGAAGAAATTGTGGGTGTTGCCACTTTCTTCAATCGAAAAGATGGCAAGCCTTTCGATGAGCAGGATGAACAAATTACTGAA GCCCTAACACAGTTCCTAGGATGGTCTGTACTGAATTGCGACACATATGACAAACTGAATCGGACAGAGTGGAGAAGAGAGATTGCAGCAGAAATGGTCATGTATCAGACCAAAGCCACCGCAGCTGAAGTCCAACAGATTCTG AACACAAAGGAGAAGTTTGACATGAACCCAGAGGACTGCGATCAGAAAGAAATGTACAAACTCTTG AGATCCAACATTCCAGAAGCGAAAGACACCGATCTGCTACTGTTTAGTTTTAGTGACCTGCCTGTCACTGAGCTTGACCTTATCAAATGTGGCATTCGCTGCTTCTTTGAACTCGGAGTGGTAGAGAAGTTCAAAGTGCCAGCAGAG GTCCTGACAAGATGGATGTACACCGTACGAAAAGGCTACAGAGATATCACCTACCATAACTGGAGGCATGGGTTTAACGTGGGCCAGACCATGTTTTGTCTTCTGCAA ACTGGAAGGCTGAGAAAATACTACTCAGACCTTGACGCCTTTGCAATGGTAGCAGCTGCATTCTGTCACGATATTGACCACAGGGGTACCAACAATCTCTACCAGACAAA GAGTGCATCACCACTGGCCAAGCTCCATGGCTCCTCCATCTTGGAAAGGCACCATCTTGATTACAGCAAGACGCTGATGGCGGAAGAG aacGTTAACATTTTCCAAAGTCTGCAGAAACGCCAGTTTGAGACAGTCCAGCATTTGCATGATGTCTGCATCATTGCGACTGACCTGGCCTTGTATTTCAA AAAAAGGACCATGTTCCAGAAGATCGTTGATGCCACCGAACCAATGGCCGATGAGAAGGAAGCTATTGCCTATGTGTCCAACAATCCCATTAGGAAGGAAATCATTAT GGCAATGATGATGACTGGATGTGACTTGTCTGCCATTACCAAGCCATGGGAGGTCCAGAGCAAA GTGGCTCTCATGGTGGCAGCTGAATTCTGGGAGCAGGGAGATCTGGAGAGAACTGTGCTAGACCAACAACCTATT CCCATGATGGACAGGAACAAGGCAGATGAACTTCCGAAGATGCAGTGTGGTTTCATTGACTTTGTGTGCTCGTTTGTGTACAAG GAATTTTCAAGGTTCCACAAAGAGATCACTCCCATGTTTGACGGCCTGAACAACAACAGGGTCCACTGGAAGGAATTGGCTGATATTTACCAGGCAAAAGTAGATGCTATAGAGAATGAACGAAAGCGGCTAGAAGAGGAGCAGGCTAAAAAGG AGGGAGGAAAGTCCAAAACTTGCACCATATTTTAA
- the pde6c gene encoding cone cGMP-specific 3',5'-cyclic phosphodiesterase subunit alpha' isoform X1 has translation MADKDSVEKYLENNPQFAKEYFDKKVRCEVIAAAFAENFDVKDPTSFKDVSQIQEANVIFDMIKEMHSQPIMEKAMHKVLQRICLLVNADRCSYFICRARNGIPELATCLFDVTPTSKYDANVVNPQSEIVFPTDIGIVGQIVTTKKPANIPDVKQNAKFSDFVDKQTGYATKNMLAAPLMNGKDPLGVVMVINKVGGNEFSKADEDLFSKYITFATVIALQHYTTYMYNVESRRSQVLLWSASKVFEELTDIERQFHKALYTVRNYLQCERYSVGLLDMTKEKEFYDEWPVKLGDVEPYKGPKTPDGREIIFYKIIDYLLEGKEEIKVIPTPPVDHWALVSGLPTYVAENGFICNMMNVAADDYFTFQKEAVDDSGFIIKNVLSLPIVNKKEEIVGVATFFNRKDGKPFDEQDEQITEALTQFLGWSVLNCDTYDKLNRTEWRREIAAEMVMYQTKATAAEVQQILNTKEKFDMNPEDCDQKEMYKLLRSNIPEAKDTDLLLFSFSDLPVTELDLIKCGIRCFFELGVVEKFKVPAEVLTRWMYTVRKGYRDITYHNWRHGFNVGQTMFCLLQTGRLRKYYSDLDAFAMVAAAFCHDIDHRGTNNLYQTKSASPLAKLHGSSILERHHLDYSKTLMAEENVNIFQSLQKRQFETVQHLHDVCIIATDLALYFKKRTMFQKIVDATEPMADEKEAIAYVSNNPIRKEIIMAMMMTGCDLSAITKPWEVQSKVALMVAAEFWEQGDLERTVLDQQPIPMMDRNKADELPKMQCGFIDFVCSFVYKEFSRFHKEITPMFDGLNNNRVHWKELADIYQAKVDAIENERKRLEEEQAKKGEDGGGEGGKSKTCTIF, from the exons ATGGCAGACAAGGATAGTGTGGAAAAATACTTGGAGAATAACCCCCAGTTCGCCAAAGAGTATTTCGACAAGAAGGTCCGATGCGAGGTCATCGCCGCCGCTTTCGCCGAGAATTTCGACGTCAAAGATCCGACCTCGTTCAAGGATGTCAGCCAAATCCAGGAGGCCAACGTCATCTTCGACATGATCAAAGAAATGCATTCGCAGCCTATTATGGAAAAGGCCATGCACAAGGTCCTGCAGAGGATATGCCTGCTGGTGAACGCCGACCGCTGCAGCTATTTCATATGCCGAGCCAGAAACGGCATCCCTGAGCTCGCTACTTGTCTTTTCGATGTCACCCCTACCTCCAAATACGACGCGAATGTGGTCAACCCTCAGTCCGAAATTGTCTTCCCCACTGACATTGGCATAGTTGGCCAAATAGTGACCACCAAAAAACCAGCTAATATTCCGGATGTCAAACAG AATGCCAAATTCAGTGATTTTGTGGACAAGCAGACAGGATACGCCACTAAAAATATGCTGGCTGCCCCTCTCATGAATGGAAAGGACCCTCTTGGTGTGGTCATGGTGATAAACAAAGTTGGTGGAAATGAATTCTCCAAAGCGGATGAAGAC ctCTTCTCCAAGTACATCACTTTCGCCACAGTCATTGCCCTACAGCATTACACCACATACATGTATAACGTGGAATCTAGAAGAAGCCAG GTTCTTCTATGGTCTGCGAGCAAAGTGTTTGAAGAGTTGACGGACATTGAGCGACAGTTTCACAAGGCCCTGTACACCGTCAGAAACTACCTCCAGTGCGAGAGGTACTCCGTCGGCCTTCTGGACATGACCAAAGAAAAG GAGTTCTACGATGAGTGGCCAGTTAAATTGGGAGACGTGGAGCCATACAAAGGCCCAAAGACTCCCGACGGCAGG GAAATCATCTTCTACAAGATCATTGATTATCTCTTAGAAGGCAAAGAAGAGATCAAAGTCATACC GACACCTCCTGTAGACCACTGGGCACTTGTTAGCGGCCTCCCCACCTATGTGGCTGAAAATGGCttt attTGTAACATGATGAATGTTGCTGCTGACGATTACTTTACATTCCAG AAAGAAGCTGTGGACGATTCAGGTTTCATCATCAAAAATGTCCTGTCCCTTCCCATTGTCAACAAGAAAGAAGAAATTGTGGGTGTTGCCACTTTCTTCAATCGAAAAGATGGCAAGCCTTTCGATGAGCAGGATGAACAAATTACTGAA GCCCTAACACAGTTCCTAGGATGGTCTGTACTGAATTGCGACACATATGACAAACTGAATCGGACAGAGTGGAGAAGAGAGATTGCAGCAGAAATGGTCATGTATCAGACCAAAGCCACCGCAGCTGAAGTCCAACAGATTCTG AACACAAAGGAGAAGTTTGACATGAACCCAGAGGACTGCGATCAGAAAGAAATGTACAAACTCTTG AGATCCAACATTCCAGAAGCGAAAGACACCGATCTGCTACTGTTTAGTTTTAGTGACCTGCCTGTCACTGAGCTTGACCTTATCAAATGTGGCATTCGCTGCTTCTTTGAACTCGGAGTGGTAGAGAAGTTCAAAGTGCCAGCAGAG GTCCTGACAAGATGGATGTACACCGTACGAAAAGGCTACAGAGATATCACCTACCATAACTGGAGGCATGGGTTTAACGTGGGCCAGACCATGTTTTGTCTTCTGCAA ACTGGAAGGCTGAGAAAATACTACTCAGACCTTGACGCCTTTGCAATGGTAGCAGCTGCATTCTGTCACGATATTGACCACAGGGGTACCAACAATCTCTACCAGACAAA GAGTGCATCACCACTGGCCAAGCTCCATGGCTCCTCCATCTTGGAAAGGCACCATCTTGATTACAGCAAGACGCTGATGGCGGAAGAG aacGTTAACATTTTCCAAAGTCTGCAGAAACGCCAGTTTGAGACAGTCCAGCATTTGCATGATGTCTGCATCATTGCGACTGACCTGGCCTTGTATTTCAA AAAAAGGACCATGTTCCAGAAGATCGTTGATGCCACCGAACCAATGGCCGATGAGAAGGAAGCTATTGCCTATGTGTCCAACAATCCCATTAGGAAGGAAATCATTAT GGCAATGATGATGACTGGATGTGACTTGTCTGCCATTACCAAGCCATGGGAGGTCCAGAGCAAA GTGGCTCTCATGGTGGCAGCTGAATTCTGGGAGCAGGGAGATCTGGAGAGAACTGTGCTAGACCAACAACCTATT CCCATGATGGACAGGAACAAGGCAGATGAACTTCCGAAGATGCAGTGTGGTTTCATTGACTTTGTGTGCTCGTTTGTGTACAAG GAATTTTCAAGGTTCCACAAAGAGATCACTCCCATGTTTGACGGCCTGAACAACAACAGGGTCCACTGGAAGGAATTGGCTGATATTTACCAGGCAAAAGTAGATGCTATAGAGAATGAACGAAAGCGGCTAGAAGAGGAGCAGGCTAAAAAGG GTGAGGATGGAGGTGGAGAGGGAGGAAAGTCCAAAACTTGCACCATATTTTAA
- the fra10ac1 gene encoding protein FRA10AC1 has product MSGMDKTALDLVKVHGGGGYDSDFSDDDDGGGGQSKYGDNRAGTDELLQKPFQKGKHTKVAHKNVAAHEWDREEARNRRQHLISMNAFERHKKFVSDYILFYGGKIEEFRRSTSKDKTDLDVVRENHRFLWREEDEDDMTWEKELAKKYYDKLFKEYCIADLSRYKENKFGFRWRIENEVISGKGQFVCGNKRCESKEGLKSWEVNFAYVEQGEKRNALVKLRLCPECSFKLNYHHKRKEVTVKKRRRSKENVVKSLAKTSKSSSKLKRKDKRKHKKRRKEYSSSSSEESQCSDKDAESGDEEEEGPSESDHWRGPAPTVEEKSREEEFDEYFEDMFL; this is encoded by the exons ATGAGCGGCATGGATAAAACTGCTCTAGACCTCGTTAAG GTCCATGGAGGTGGAGGTTACGACTCAGATttcagtgatgatgatgacggTGGTGGAGGGCAGTCCAAATATGGCGATAATAG GGCAGGTACAGACGAGCTGTTACAGAAGCCGTTCCAGAAAGGAAAACACACCAAGGTGGCCCATAAAAATGTTGCTGCCCATGAATGGGACAG AGAGGAAGCCAGAAACCGACGGCAACATCTGATATCGATGAACGCT TTTGAACGCCACAAGAAATTTGTCAGCGACTACATTCTGTTCTACGGAGGAAAGATCGAGGAGTTCAGACGATCCAC GTCTAAAGACAAGACAGACCTGGATGTGGTGAGAGAAAACCACCGTTTCCTGTGGAGagaggaggatgaggacgaCATGACATG GGAGAAAGAGCTTGCAAAGAAATACTACGATAAGCTCTTCAAGGAGTACTGTATTGCTGACCTCAGCAGATACAAAGAAAATAAg TTTGGATTTAGGTGGCGGATTGAAAATGAAGTAATATCTGGAAAAG GCCAGTTCGTTTGCGGAAACAAGCGCTGCGAGAGTAAGGAGGGTCTCAAGAGCTGGGAGGTGAACTTCGCCTATGTGGAGCAGGGGGAGAAGAGGAACGCTCTGGTGAAGCTGC gtCTGTGTCCTGAGTGTTCTTTCAAACTCAACTATCATCACAA GAGAAAGGAAGTAACGGTGAAGAAGAGACGGCGATCAAAAGAGAACGTGGTAAAGTCACTTGCAAAAACATCCAAATCGTCCAGTAAGCTCAAGCGCAAAGACAAACGCAAGCACAAAAAGAGGCGCAAAG AATACTCATCTTCAAGTTCAGAGGAGTCCCAGTGTTCAGATAAAG ATGCAGAGAGTggagatgaagaggaagagggtCCTTCAGAATCGGACCACTGGAGAGGTCCAGCACCCACTGTAGAGGAGAAGTCGCG GGAGGAAGAGTTTGATGAGTATTTTGAAGACATGTTTCTCTGA
- the pde6c gene encoding cone cGMP-specific 3',5'-cyclic phosphodiesterase subunit alpha' isoform X3 — translation MADKDSVEKYLENNPQFAKEYFDKKVRCEVIAAAFAENFDVKDPTSFKDVSQIQEANVIFDMIKEMHSQPIMEKAMHKVLQRICLLVNADRCSYFICRARNGIPELATCLFDVTPTSKYDANVVNPQSEIVFPTDIGIVGQIVTTKKPANIPDVKQNAKFSDFVDKQTGYATKNMLAAPLMNGKDPLGVVMVINKVGGNEFSKADEDLFSKYITFATVIALQHYTTYMYNVESRRSQVLLWSASKVFEELTDIERQFHKALYTVRNYLQCERYSVGLLDMTKEKEFYDEWPVKLGDVEPYKGPKTPDGREIIFYKIIDYLLEGKEEIKVIPTPPVDHWALVSGLPTYVAENGFICNMMNVAADDYFTFQKEAVDDSGFIIKNVLSLPIVNKKEEIVGVATFFNRKDGKPFDEQDEQITEALTQFLGWSVLNCDTYDKLNRTEWRREIAAEMVMYQTKATAAEVQQILNTKEKFDMNPEDCDQKEMYKLLRSNIPEAKDTDLLLFSFSDLPVTELDLIKCGIRCFFELGVVEKFKVPAEVLTRWMYTVRKGYRDITYHNWRHGFNVGQTMFCLLQTGRLRKYYSDLDAFAMVAAAFCHDIDHRGTNNLYQTKSASPLAKLHGSSILERHHLDYSKTLMAEENVNIFQSLQKRQFETVQHLHDVCIIATDLALYFKKRTMFQKIVDATEPMADEKEAIAYVSNNPIRKEIIMAMMMTGCDLSAITKPWEVQSKVALMVAAEFWEQGDLERTVLDQQPIPMMDRNKADELPKMQCGFIDFVCSFVYKEFSRFHKEITPMFDGLNNNRVHWKELADIYQAKVDAIENERKRLEEEQAKKGTESGEGGKSKTCTIF, via the exons ATGGCAGACAAGGATAGTGTGGAAAAATACTTGGAGAATAACCCCCAGTTCGCCAAAGAGTATTTCGACAAGAAGGTCCGATGCGAGGTCATCGCCGCCGCTTTCGCCGAGAATTTCGACGTCAAAGATCCGACCTCGTTCAAGGATGTCAGCCAAATCCAGGAGGCCAACGTCATCTTCGACATGATCAAAGAAATGCATTCGCAGCCTATTATGGAAAAGGCCATGCACAAGGTCCTGCAGAGGATATGCCTGCTGGTGAACGCCGACCGCTGCAGCTATTTCATATGCCGAGCCAGAAACGGCATCCCTGAGCTCGCTACTTGTCTTTTCGATGTCACCCCTACCTCCAAATACGACGCGAATGTGGTCAACCCTCAGTCCGAAATTGTCTTCCCCACTGACATTGGCATAGTTGGCCAAATAGTGACCACCAAAAAACCAGCTAATATTCCGGATGTCAAACAG AATGCCAAATTCAGTGATTTTGTGGACAAGCAGACAGGATACGCCACTAAAAATATGCTGGCTGCCCCTCTCATGAATGGAAAGGACCCTCTTGGTGTGGTCATGGTGATAAACAAAGTTGGTGGAAATGAATTCTCCAAAGCGGATGAAGAC ctCTTCTCCAAGTACATCACTTTCGCCACAGTCATTGCCCTACAGCATTACACCACATACATGTATAACGTGGAATCTAGAAGAAGCCAG GTTCTTCTATGGTCTGCGAGCAAAGTGTTTGAAGAGTTGACGGACATTGAGCGACAGTTTCACAAGGCCCTGTACACCGTCAGAAACTACCTCCAGTGCGAGAGGTACTCCGTCGGCCTTCTGGACATGACCAAAGAAAAG GAGTTCTACGATGAGTGGCCAGTTAAATTGGGAGACGTGGAGCCATACAAAGGCCCAAAGACTCCCGACGGCAGG GAAATCATCTTCTACAAGATCATTGATTATCTCTTAGAAGGCAAAGAAGAGATCAAAGTCATACC GACACCTCCTGTAGACCACTGGGCACTTGTTAGCGGCCTCCCCACCTATGTGGCTGAAAATGGCttt attTGTAACATGATGAATGTTGCTGCTGACGATTACTTTACATTCCAG AAAGAAGCTGTGGACGATTCAGGTTTCATCATCAAAAATGTCCTGTCCCTTCCCATTGTCAACAAGAAAGAAGAAATTGTGGGTGTTGCCACTTTCTTCAATCGAAAAGATGGCAAGCCTTTCGATGAGCAGGATGAACAAATTACTGAA GCCCTAACACAGTTCCTAGGATGGTCTGTACTGAATTGCGACACATATGACAAACTGAATCGGACAGAGTGGAGAAGAGAGATTGCAGCAGAAATGGTCATGTATCAGACCAAAGCCACCGCAGCTGAAGTCCAACAGATTCTG AACACAAAGGAGAAGTTTGACATGAACCCAGAGGACTGCGATCAGAAAGAAATGTACAAACTCTTG AGATCCAACATTCCAGAAGCGAAAGACACCGATCTGCTACTGTTTAGTTTTAGTGACCTGCCTGTCACTGAGCTTGACCTTATCAAATGTGGCATTCGCTGCTTCTTTGAACTCGGAGTGGTAGAGAAGTTCAAAGTGCCAGCAGAG GTCCTGACAAGATGGATGTACACCGTACGAAAAGGCTACAGAGATATCACCTACCATAACTGGAGGCATGGGTTTAACGTGGGCCAGACCATGTTTTGTCTTCTGCAA ACTGGAAGGCTGAGAAAATACTACTCAGACCTTGACGCCTTTGCAATGGTAGCAGCTGCATTCTGTCACGATATTGACCACAGGGGTACCAACAATCTCTACCAGACAAA GAGTGCATCACCACTGGCCAAGCTCCATGGCTCCTCCATCTTGGAAAGGCACCATCTTGATTACAGCAAGACGCTGATGGCGGAAGAG aacGTTAACATTTTCCAAAGTCTGCAGAAACGCCAGTTTGAGACAGTCCAGCATTTGCATGATGTCTGCATCATTGCGACTGACCTGGCCTTGTATTTCAA AAAAAGGACCATGTTCCAGAAGATCGTTGATGCCACCGAACCAATGGCCGATGAGAAGGAAGCTATTGCCTATGTGTCCAACAATCCCATTAGGAAGGAAATCATTAT GGCAATGATGATGACTGGATGTGACTTGTCTGCCATTACCAAGCCATGGGAGGTCCAGAGCAAA GTGGCTCTCATGGTGGCAGCTGAATTCTGGGAGCAGGGAGATCTGGAGAGAACTGTGCTAGACCAACAACCTATT CCCATGATGGACAGGAACAAGGCAGATGAACTTCCGAAGATGCAGTGTGGTTTCATTGACTTTGTGTGCTCGTTTGTGTACAAG GAATTTTCAAGGTTCCACAAAGAGATCACTCCCATGTTTGACGGCCTGAACAACAACAGGGTCCACTGGAAGGAATTGGCTGATATTTACCAGGCAAAAGTAGATGCTATAGAGAATGAACGAAAGCGGCTAGAAGAGGAGCAGGCTAAAAAGGGTAC GGAAA GTGGAGAGGGAGGAAAGTCCAAAACTTGCACCATATTTTAA